The Chryseobacterium suipulveris genome window below encodes:
- the feoB gene encoding ferrous iron transport protein B codes for MQTDKNKQILLVGNPNVGKSTVFNLLCNKNQKTGNYAGVTVASHSGNYSYKGDEVEVVDLPGSYSIYPTSEDEAIFSKFLIDEQQKYAGVVYILEALSIKRGLLLFQQIQDLGIPVMLVVNQIDQAERRGITIDLEELSNELGVKVLKTDAKHNQGIDELREEIYKASFTKSEKVSFEIPLEQKGLVFKILHETHEQNQYKVWTLLASDTYIGKLETVKDQMNDDDIKCLVPKRLQTQETIRRYQNIDKIIGKVLSKKPQFKELLTEKLDRVLVHKVWGYLIFAMILLIIFQSVFFLAEYPMNWISEFFLGLSTFANQHLPEGPVNSLIANGIIPGIGGIAVFAPQIGILLYFLYLLEDSGYMARVIFLMDRFLRPFGLNGKSIVPLVSGTACAIPAIMSTRNIENVKERLITILVTPFMTCSARLPVYSIIIGLIIPNKYFGGVSYKALALMAMYFVGFLMSLLASLLLKKIIKNKGTSFLVMDLPSYKMPLFGYDFKLVLGKVWEFITGAGKIIFFFSIVIWFFSYIGPKQNPDDLVATNVKLENSYLAKMGRGIEPAIAPLGYDWKMGVGILTSFVAREVFVGTMSTLYSLDEEAPEGKIIDKMRNDTYPNGEKVFSFATGVSILFFYAFAMQCVSTLAVVYRETKSWKWTMAQLFGMSGLAYIASLIVYQLFK; via the coding sequence ACAAAAATCAGAAAACCGGGAATTACGCAGGAGTTACCGTAGCAAGTCACTCGGGAAATTATTCCTATAAAGGTGATGAAGTCGAAGTAGTCGATTTACCCGGTTCCTACAGCATTTATCCCACTTCCGAAGACGAGGCGATTTTTTCCAAATTTCTTATCGACGAACAGCAGAAATACGCCGGAGTCGTTTATATTCTCGAAGCATTAAGCATTAAAAGGGGGTTGCTCCTTTTCCAGCAGATCCAGGATTTAGGAATTCCTGTGATGCTCGTCGTGAACCAAATTGATCAGGCGGAACGTCGCGGGATTACCATCGATCTTGAAGAACTTTCCAACGAACTCGGCGTGAAAGTTTTGAAAACCGACGCAAAACACAATCAGGGAATCGACGAGTTGCGCGAGGAAATCTACAAAGCAAGCTTCACCAAATCAGAAAAAGTTTCGTTTGAAATTCCTTTGGAGCAGAAAGGTTTGGTGTTCAAAATCCTGCACGAAACCCACGAACAAAACCAATACAAAGTCTGGACTTTGCTCGCTTCCGACACCTACATCGGGAAACTGGAAACGGTTAAAGACCAGATGAATGATGACGATATAAAGTGCTTGGTTCCTAAAAGATTACAGACTCAGGAAACCATTCGCCGTTATCAGAATATCGATAAAATCATTGGTAAAGTTCTTTCAAAAAAGCCACAGTTTAAGGAACTCCTTACCGAAAAATTAGACAGGGTTTTGGTACACAAAGTTTGGGGTTACCTGATTTTTGCGATGATTCTTTTGATCATTTTCCAGAGCGTTTTCTTTTTGGCAGAATATCCGATGAACTGGATTTCTGAATTTTTCCTCGGACTTTCGACTTTTGCCAACCAACATCTTCCTGAAGGTCCGGTCAATTCATTAATTGCCAACGGAATTATTCCCGGAATCGGGGGAATCGCAGTTTTCGCTCCGCAGATTGGAATCCTACTCTATTTCCTTTATCTCCTCGAAGATTCTGGTTATATGGCAAGAGTGATCTTCTTGATGGACAGGTTTTTACGTCCGTTTGGACTGAACGGAAAAAGTATCGTTCCGCTCGTTTCGGGAACTGCGTGTGCGATTCCCGCAATCATGTCCACGAGAAATATCGAAAATGTAAAAGAGCGGCTGATCACGATTTTGGTAACGCCGTTTATGACCTGTTCAGCGCGACTTCCTGTTTACAGCATCATTATCGGACTCATTATTCCCAACAAATATTTTGGCGGGGTCAGCTATAAAGCATTGGCGTTGATGGCGATGTACTTCGTCGGATTTCTGATGTCGCTGCTCGCTTCATTATTGTTAAAGAAAATCATTAAGAACAAGGGTACCTCTTTCCTTGTGATGGATTTGCCTTCGTACAAAATGCCGCTTTTCGGTTACGATTTCAAACTGGTTTTGGGCAAGGTTTGGGAATTCATCACGGGTGCGGGAAAAATTATTTTCTTCTTCAGTATCGTGATTTGGTTTTTCAGCTATATCGGTCCGAAGCAAAATCCAGATGATTTGGTGGCGACCAACGTGAAACTCGAAAATTCCTACCTTGCAAAAATGGGAAGAGGAATCGAACCTGCAATCGCACCACTCGGTTATGACTGGAAAATGGGAGTAGGAATCCTGACAAGTTTCGTGGCACGGGAAGTTTTTGTGGGCACGATGTCAACACTTTACAGCTTGGACGAAGAAGCACCTGAAGGAAAAATCATCGACAAAATGAGAAACGACACCTATCCGAACGGTGAGAAAGTTTTCAGTTTTGCAACGGGAGTTTCGATTCTGTTTTTCTACGCGTTTGCGATGCAGTGCGTATCGACTTTGGCGGTGGTTTACCGGGAAACCAAATCCTGGAAATGGACGATGGCGCAGCTTTTTGGGATGTCGGGATTGGCGTATATTGCTTCACTGATTGTGTATCAGCTGTTTAAGTAG